In one window of Proteobacteria bacterium CG1_02_64_396 DNA:
- a CDS encoding addiction module toxin RelE gives MARPLRLEYSGALYHVTSRGNARQAIVHDDDDRALFLEILGSVMDRFGWLCHAYCLMDNHYHLLIETPKPNLSQGMRQLNGVFTQKINRGRGRAGHLFQGRFKAILVERESYLLALARYVVLNPVRARMVKKAGDYRWSSYRATVGMTPKPSWLTTSSLLAQFGSSVPAARESYAGFVESGRADVSPWPELKGQVLLGSETFLAEMRARMGGVDHPEIPLIQRRSHRPSLDVLFPASESMSKVQRDEAIRAAFETHGYSMTAIARQTGLHYSTVSKIVKGVR, from the coding sequence ATGGCCCGTCCACTAAGACTCGAATATTCCGGTGCGCTCTACCACGTTACCAGTCGCGGCAACGCGCGGCAGGCAATCGTCCATGATGACGACGACCGGGCGCTCTTCCTTGAAATCCTCGGCTCGGTGATGGATCGGTTTGGCTGGTTGTGCCACGCCTACTGCTTGATGGACAACCACTACCACCTACTGATCGAGACCCCCAAGCCCAACCTCTCCCAGGGCATGCGCCAGCTCAACGGGGTGTTCACCCAAAAGATCAATCGCGGTCGGGGCAGGGCGGGGCATTTGTTTCAGGGGCGGTTCAAGGCGATTTTGGTGGAGCGGGAAAGCTATCTGTTGGCGCTGGCCCGTTACGTGGTGCTCAATCCGGTCCGGGCGCGGATGGTCAAGAAGGCGGGGGATTACCGGTGGAGCAGCTACCGGGCGACCGTGGGGATGACTCCGAAGCCGTCCTGGCTGACGACCTCGTCGCTTTTGGCCCAGTTCGGATCTTCCGTCCCGGCGGCGCGCGAGTCGTATGCTGGGTTCGTCGAAAGCGGTCGTGCGGATGTCTCGCCCTGGCCGGAACTCAAAGGGCAGGTTTTGCTGGGATCGGAGACCTTTCTGGCGGAGATGCGGGCACGCATGGGGGGTGTGGATCATCCTGAGATCCCGTTGATCCAGCGTCGCTCACACCGTCCCAGCCTAGATGTGTTGTTTCCCGCATCGGAGTCGATGTCTAAGGTGCAACGGGACGAAGCCATCCGTGCCGCGTTCGAAACACACGGCTACAGCATGACCGCCATCGCCCGGCAAACGGGGCTGCACTAC